CCCCGGCCGTTCGTCCAGCACCCGGTACGAGGTGAAGTCGGCCAGGTCGATCATCACGATGGTGCCGCTGGCGCCGTTGCAGTAGATCAGCTCGCGGTCGGAGATGCAGACGTCGGAGTTGATGTGCGCGGGCGTGTCGTGCCCGGCCGCCCAGTGCCGCAGCACCTGGCCGGTCTCCGCGTCGATCTCGAAGGCGTACTCCTTGAACTGCGCGATGCTCCACTCGTGCCAGTCCCGCCCGTCCTGCGGCCGTACCCGGAAGGACAGGGCGTAGAACCGGTCCTCCACCGGGTGGCACACCACGTGCCAGCAGGTCGCGGGCAGCTCCACGCGGCGCGCGGTGCGCGTGTGCAGGTCGAAGATCCCGACCTCGCACGCCTCGCCCCGCCCCGGGTGGTCCATCCCGCCGTAGACCAGGTACCGCCCGGAGGCCGTGGTCTTCATGGCGTGCGGCAGCTTGACCCCGTGGCTGCCCAGCCGTTCCGCCTTGTCCAACCGCTCCAGGTCGGCCAGCCACAACCCGTCGCCCATCGCTGCCACCGCCTGGGTGTCGCTGAGCCAGGCCACGTGCGTGCTGCCCTTGAGGGAGGAGTCGGTGGGCTCGAACCGCAGCGTGGAGACCCGTTCGATCTCGCCGAGCGTGGCCGTGTCGTAGAACATGAGGTGCTGGCCTGTGCTGCCGAGGAAACCGACCCGCCGGTTCGGGTTCACGCTGACCGCGTGCCCGCCCGACATGCCGTCGTAGTACTGGATGTCATAGGCGTAGTGCCCACTGCGCGGGTCGTAGCGGAAGACGCAGACCCCGGCCCGGCCCTCCAAACCGTTGAGACCGTTGCCATCCAGGGCGATGTGGAACGCGTACGGGTAGTCCATCAGCCACGCCGCTTCGCACGGCGTCGCAGGTACGTCGCGCAGGCAAGGCCGACCGCGGTCACGCCCAGCGCGCGGCGTCGGCCGGACTGCTCGTCCCTGCCGGGCCTGCCGATCCCGATCTCCTTGCCCTCGTGGCGGGCCAGGATGTTGGCCACCGTGTCGTTCCAGAACCGCCGGTAGGCGTTCTCGGTGAGCAGCGTCCGGAACCACCCCCACCGGTCCAGCCCGGACAGCACCAGCAACCGCGGCCGGGGGAAGGCCTGCCGGGCCACGAACACGATCCGGGTCCCGGCCCCGCCGGCAGTCCGGCTGAACGCCAGGTACCCGTCGTCAGCGGAGGTGGAGGCGTTGGGGCTGCACACCGTCCGCATCCAGTTGCGCACCTCGTCCGGCCCGTACTGCATCCACTCCAGCTTGTAGACGTCCAGCTCGTCCTTGCCCATGAAGGCGGTGTAGTTCGGCTGGGCCAGCGCCGCGATCCGCTCGACCTGCAGCAGGGGCCGCCCGGCCTCGTCCCGGTGCAGCACCCGCGTGTTGATGCCCAGCACGTCCCGGAAGCAGTCGCCCACCCGGCTGATGTCCACCCGGTCGACGAACTCGTCGTAGGGCAGGTCCAGGGTGCGCGTGCCGTAGAAGAGCACCCCGTCGTCCTCGTGGATCCACCGCATGCCCTCATCGGTGAGCGGCACGTCCTCCAGCATCTTCTGCACCTTCTCCGCGGAGCCGGTGTCGTAGCGGAAATCCGGGGAGCGGTACTCGTCGAGGTTCAGCCGGATCGGCAGCCTCTTGCGCGAGAGCGAGGACTTGGCCAGCACGATCTGCGCGGCGCGCAGCACCCGCCTCGGCGAGAGGTCCGACAGCAGGTTGCCCTCCGGCACCGTGTTCGGCGCGGCGTGGTGCAGGTACAGCTCGTTGCGAGCGCTCATGGTCTTCCTCCTGCGGTCGCGGCGGTGTGACGGACGCGGCCCCCTGCCGAGACGGCGGCGGGGTGGGCGGGAGCCGTCGTGCCGTCCGGGAACTCCACGCGGTCGCCGAACAGGCCGAGCAGGATCAGCTGGGTGACGTCGGTCAGTACCCGTTCGGCGACCGGCTCGACGATGCTGGCCAGTGAGGGCACCCCGAAGTCGAAGTCGGCGATCAACGCCGTCCTGACCCCCTCGGGCGCGGGTTCGAGCACCCAGCCGCCGGAGAACTCCTCGAAGTCCCCCTCGATCTGGTCGAAGTCCAGCCGCAGCTCCGCGCGGCGGAACCAGTCCCGCTCGGTCCAGCGCAGCAGGCCGTTGCGGAACTCGACCACCCAGCTGCTGTGGCCCGAGGACTCCTCGGGCCGGTGCTGCTCGACCGAGCGCACCACGTCCACCAGATCGATGTAGCTCCGGAAGTCGGCGAGGGTGTCGAAGACCGAATCGGCGTCGGTGTCCCGGATGAACGCGTGGATCTCTACGTGACGCACGTCAGCTGGCTCCTACGGTATCGACGGTCGGATGGCGTGCCGAGAGCGCGGCGCACGCGTCGTCGAACACCGACAGCAGGAAGTCGATGTCGCTCTCGCTCATCACCGCGGGCGGGGTGAACCGGAGCACCGAGCTGGCGTTGAGCGAGTAGTTGACGATCAGGTGCTTCTCGACCAGTTCGGCGATCAGCGCGCCCGCCAGCCCCGGTCCCGCCAGCTCGACGCCGATCAGCAGGCCCGCGCCGCGGACCTCGGTGACCAGGTGGGGACACCGGTTCCCGACGATCTCCCGCATCCGGGTGAGGAGGGTGTCGCCGATCGCCGCCGCCTTGCCCACCAGCCCGTCCTGCTCGATGGCCTCCACCGCTGCCCGCGCGGCGGCCATGGCGATGGGCGCTCCGGAGAAGGTGGAGGTGTGGATGAACGGGTCCCGGTTGAAGGCGCGGAAGACCTCCGGGGTGGCGACCATGGCCGACACCGGCACGATCCCGCCGGAGAGTCCCTTGCCCACCAGCATGATGTCCGGGGTCACGCCCTCGCGGTCCGCACCCCACCAGAGGCCCAGCCTGCCGAGCCCGGTCTGGATCTCGTCCAGCACCAGCAGCGCGCCGTGCTCGTCGCAGAGCGCGCGGACGTCGCGCAGGTAGCCCTCGGGAGGGATGCGCACCCCGCCCTCGCCCTGGATCGGCTCCAGGACGACGCACGCCGGTGGTCCGGTGCGCAGCTGGGCGGAGAGGGCCTCGGCGTCCCCGAACGGCACGTAGCCGGCATCGGGCAGCAGCGGGCGGAACGGGTCCTGGTAGAGGGTGTTGCCGGTGACCGACAGCGATCCGAAGGTCTTGCCGTGGTACCCGCCGACGGTGGAGACGAGCCGATTGCGGCCCAGGGTGCGGGCGAGCTTGAGCGCGGCTTCGGTGGCCTCGGTGCCGGAACAGGCGAAGTGCACGTGCTCCAGCCCGTCCGGGCTCACCCGGGCCACCGCGCGGGCCGCGCGCGCCGCCTCCGGGTCGAGCAGGACGCGGGAGGCGAGCGGGTTGGCCTGGATCTGGCGGATGACCGCGGCCTCCACGTGCGGATGCCGGGCGCCGTGGATGAACACGCCGTAGCCGCCCGCGTTGAGGTAGCGACCGCCGTCGGAGGTCTCGATCCACGCGCCCCGCGCGGCGACCTCCAGCTGCGTGCCGAAGACCTCCGAGATCGTGGCCCGGCCGCGGGAGAGGTGTCTGCGGTAGAGGTCCAGCACCGCGGGGTAGTCCGGGCCCGAACCGCTCTCGGCGAGGGTGGTTGACATGTGCCTCTCCTCCGGGTCTCAGTCGAGGACGAGCGGGCGCCCGCGGAACCACCCGAGCAGGGCGTCGGCGGAGCTGTGCCGGGAAGGCGGGTGGAAGCCGATCGCGTGCGCGGCGGCGGCAAGGTAGGCGATCTCCGGCGAGCGCACGAAGTTCATGCCGCCCAGCAACTCCACCGCACCGGCCACGGTGGCGCGGATGGTGTCGGCGACGGTGAACCGGGTGATCAGGGCGCGGGCCAGGCCGTCGTTGCCGCCCCCTCCGTCATCCAGGTCGCGGGCGGCGCCGTCGAGCGTGAGGGCCGCCCCGGCCACCGCCGTGCCCAGCGCGAGCCGTTCGTGCGGGGTGCCGCGTTCCTCGGTGAGCACCCGCTCGGCCAGGTTCGCCGCGATACCGAGGTAGCAGGCGGTCACCAGGAGCTCGAACCAGACGAAGCCGAGCGTCTGCAGGTCGTCCAGCTCACCGTCCAGGCCGGTCCGCAGCTCGACGATGAGGTCGGGATGCACCACGACATCGCTGAGGATCACGGTGTCGGACTCGGCCCCGCCCAGCGCCCAGGACCCCCAGAACGGCTCGATGGTGATGCCCTCCGAGGCCGCGGGGATCAGCGCGATCGCGGTGCGCGTGCTGCCGTCGGGGTCGTGCAGGGCCACGCTCGCGGTGAGCAGGTCCATCGACCGCGACAGGCTGCACGGCTGCTTGCGCCCGCTGACCCGCCAGTTCGTGCCGTCCCACACGGCCTTCATGGTCGGGGTCAGGACGCCCTGCGCGGTGCGGCCCTCGGCGAAACCGGAGGCCATCAGCAGCCGGTCCCTGGCGACCCCGTCCAGCAGCATCCACTCGAACCCGGCGCTGGAGGAGGCCAGCGCGACCAGACTGGCCACGGAGAACTGGTGCATCGTGGTGGCGATCGCGAGCGAGGGCGAGCGCGTGGCCAGCGCCCTGGTGATGCGGACCGCGTCGACCGCGCCCGCCCCACCGCCACCGTGGACGGCCGGGATGACCAGCCCGGGCCCGCCCGCTCCGCGGTAGAGCTCGATACCGGGGTTGCCCTGGCTCTCCAGTTCCATCAGCGGTATCGCGCCGAGCGTGGCGTCCAGCCCGGGCAGGTAGCGTTCGCAGACCTCGCGTTCCTGGGCGAGCAGTCTCATCGGGGCACCTCGCGGGAGGCCGCCGAGTCGAACACCGCGGTCCGGGGCTGCACGCCCGTGGCGACGCTGATGCCCTGGAGGTGGGAGGTGCGCAGCAGCGGGTAGTTCAGCTCGCCGAAGGGGCCGCCGGTCAGGCCGGTGCCGCCGTGCGTGGACAGGCGGGGCACGAAGCCGATGTGCGAGTCGTTGACCTTGAGCAGCCCGCCGTTGTGCACCCGGGTGGCCACGGCGTCGATGACGTCCGGATCGCCCGTCCACAGCGAGTTGCGCAGCCCGTACCTGTTGGCGTTGAGGAAGGCGATGACCTCGTCGAGCAGGCCGTCGTGGTCGACCGCGGGCACCACGACCGGCAGCAGCGGGAAGAACGTCTCCTCGCGCACGACCGCCAGCTCGCGGGCGTCGGCGAGCCCGTCCACGCGCAGAACGGTCGGGGAGATGAACGGCCCGGTCTCCGACACGGTGCCGTCGATCTCCATGCGGTGTCCGCCGGTGACGACGGTGGCGCCCGCGGCGGTGGCCTCGTTGAGGTGGGTGAAGTACTCATCTGCCCGCATCACCGGCGACAGCAGCACGTCCGGGTCGTCCGGGTAACCCGGCCGGATCTTGGCCACCAGGCCGGTCAGCCGGGCCAGCAGCTCGTCGGCGATGTCCGGGTGCGCGACGGCGTACTTGGGCACCATGCAGATCTGGCCGGAGCCGAAGAAGCTCTCGGTGAGCGCCTCCGCTGCCGAGTCGAGGTCGGCGTCCCGCCACACCACGCAGCCGTCGTTGCCCGCCAGCTCCAGCACCGGCTTCTTGCCGCGGGTCACCGCGTCGACGCCGAGCTGGATGCCGCGTTCGCTGCCGCCGAAGAAGAAGATGTCGTCGACCAACGGGCTTTCCAGCCACTGGGTGAGAATCTTGTTCGGCGTCCCGCAGACCAGGCCGAGCGTGCCGGGCGGGGCGCCCAGCTCGTCCAGGATCGGGGCGATGATCTCCCGCCAGGCGAACATCACGCCGTACGGGGAGCTGCGCGGCGCCTTCACCACCAGCGTGTTGCCCGCGACCAGAGCGGGCACGCCGAGGATCGAGTTGGACGCGGCCGCGTTCTGCGGCGGGCTGAGCACCACGACCCCGTCCGGCTTGCGCACCAGGGTCAGCGTGCGCGGGCCGATCCGGCACTCCTCGTGCAGCTGCCTGTGCGACAGGGCCAGGGCCTCCGGCGAGGTGCCCTGGAGCACGCCGGCGATCTCCCATTCGGCCAGCCGCCGGGGGTGCCCCTCGGCGACGAGCACCTCCACGAACTCCGCACGCCGCCGCAGCACCTCCTGGTGCACGCGCTCGCCCAGCCGCAGCCGCGTCTCGATCGGGAAGGTGCCCCACACCGGTGCCGCCTCCCGCGCCCGGACCAGGACCTCCTGGAGGTGGGCGTCGCTGGTCAGCGCGCAGCGGGCGGCCACTGCGGGCAGCGCGTGCCCGTCGTCCCGGAAACCCCGTTCCAGCTCCCGCTTGAGCTTCAGGTTCGACATGAAGTCGTCGAGGAATGCCGCTGCCTTGACCGTGTATACCCAGGATTCCGACGGGAAATCCGAACCAGCGATATACGAACCGTAGGAACGCATCCCAAGTGACCCCCATCCGACGGCGCCAAAGGTCTTCATTCCAGCGTGCAGGGGCGGCCCTGATTGCCTCAATTGACCTTTGGTTCAATGCCGGATCTCGGCGGCGCTACCAGAAGTTCTCTTTCCTTCTGGCTGGTCAACTGAAAAACCACGGAAACGAGTCCGGCCTGTAACCTGGACTCCACGCCGAGCTTGGTCAGGATCTGGGCGACATGCGCCTTGACCGTCCGTTCCGTCACGCCCAGCCTGGTCGCGATTCTCCGATTGGACGCACCGATCCCCAGCAGCAGCAAGACTTCCAGTTCGCGCGTGGAGAGCTGGGGCAGCCGGTTGATCAGGGCCTGCCAGGCGATCCTCCCGGTGGGCAGGTCGAGCCCGCGGCGTGCCGGATGAGACTGGAGAGGACAGAAAATTTCTGGCGAGATCGCGTTGTCGGATACATCGCTGTTCACAAAGTGCCCTCCGGGTTGGCAACAGGCGGCGTATGTTGCCGGGATGACTTCCCCGAAACGGCGGACTCGGGTGTGGTGAAAAAGTAACTATTCGCGGAAATCGACGGCCGGCGTGGATATACTAGATCATGTTCGGGTGGAGCGTTTTCGCTCGTTCCCTTCGGATGTTTTCCTCGTCAAAGACACGCCCACCGCAGGTCCTGCCGAGCCCGGCCGCTCGGAACAGCGGCCGACCGCGATCGTCCACCGGCGGGCCGCGTTAGGGTGGCTCTCTCCGAGCGCGGACCTGGGAGTCACCGGCACGATGACGCAGAACCTCAGCAAGATCGATCTGAATCTGCTCGTCCCGCTCAACGCGCTGCTCAAGGAGCGCAACGTGACCAGGGCCGCGGAGTGGGTCTCGGTCGGGCAGCCCGCGATGAGCGCCTCGCTGGCCCGGTTGCGCCGCCTGTTCAACGATCCGTTGCTGGTCAAGGACGGGCGGCAGATGGTGCTGACCCCGCTGGCCGAGTCACTGGTGCCGAGGGTGACGAAGCTGCTCGCCGACATCGGCGTGGTGATGAGCGCGGCGGCCCAGTTCGACCCGGCGACCGCCGAGCGGGTCTTCGCGGTGACGGCCAGCGACTACGTGACTGCGGTGCTGCTGCGGCCGCTGCTGCGCGAGCTGCTCGACACCGCGCCCGGGGTGCGGCTGTCGATCACCTCCTTGCACGCGGGGTTCGTCGACCACCTCCGCAAAGCGCAGTGCGACCTGCTGATCTGGCCGCTGAGCCTGCCCACCGGTGAAGAGGTCTTCCCGCACGGCAGGCTGTTCAGCGACACGTTCGTGGCCGTGGTGGACGGGGACAACCCCGACGTCGGCGAGCGGCTGAGCGCCGACCAGCTCGCCGACGCGCCGTACGTGATGGTGGGCGGGCCGCACCGGGCCATCACGGACGGCAGGTTCGACGAGTCCGGCGTGTACCGCAACGTGGTCGCCAACACCGAGACCTTCTCCGGCGCCGCGCACCTGGTACCGGGGACGCGGATGGTCGCGGTGATCCAGCGGCGCCTGGCCGACCTGCTCGGACCCCGGCTCGGGCTGCGCACGGTGGAGCTGGCGGTGCCCATGCCCGAGCTGGTGGAGTCGATGTACTGGCACCCGAAGAGCTCCGTCGACCCCGGCCACCGCTGGCTGCGCGAGACCGTCCAGCGCGTCGCCGCCCGGCTGTGACGTCACAGTAGGCCCAGTGACCGCAGGTCGTCGGCGTACTTGACGATGAGTTCGCGGGACACCTGCGGGATCTCCCCGACAGCGGCCTGGAACCGTTCACTGGGAACGAGCGGTCCTGGCTCGACGGGTGCGGCGACGGCGTGCAGCAGGGGCAGCATCGAGTGCTTGCGCTGCTTCTCCGGCAAGGCGCGGAGCGCCATCTCGAAGCGGCGCGACCATTCCGCGTGGTCGTCGATCCGGTGGATGCGGTGGCCCGCTTCGATGAGCCAGTCGACGAAGGTGTCCAGGGAGATGCCGTCCTCGTGCGGGTTGACCACGTTGAAGGTGCGGTAGCCCTCGCTCGGCGCACCGAGGTCCGCGACGACCCGGGCGACGAAATCGACCGGCAGGCCGTCGTAGTGCTCGGCGTCCGACCGGTAGAACGACCGCGGGGCGATGCCCGTCGCGATGAGGCTGAACAGCAAGCGGGTGAACATGTCCGGCACGTTCAGCTGCCCGGTGCACGTGCTGTGCGCCAGGATCATGTCCGAGCGGAGCACCACGACGGGCAGCCTGTAGCGCTCGTGCGCCTCGCGCAGCAGCACCTCGCCCGCCCACTTGGACGTCGCGTATCCGTTGGCGTAGCTGCCGTCCAGCGCGCGGACCGGGCTCGCGCGGCGGACGTCGGTGTCCTCGCCCTCCGCGACCGCGATCGAGGACAGGAACGTGAAGCCCTTGCGCCGCTTCGTGATCGCCAGCTTGATGAGTTCGGCGACACCGACCACGTTGGGGCCGAACAGCTCCTCGTACGGGAGCACGTGGTTGACCAGCGCGGCGGGGTGCACGATCAGGTCGACGGTTTCGGCGAGACGGTCCCAGGTGCGCCGCGGCAGGCCGAGATCCGGCTCGCTGAGATCTCCCGAGACGACCTCCACGTGCCCGGACAGCTCGCGGAACCGCCGCAGCAGAGCGGAATCGCCGAACGCTTCCTCCAACCGCGTGGAACCGCCGCGCACGAGGCAGATCAGCTTGCCGCCTGTGGCGGCCAGCCGTTGCAGCCATTCCAGGCACACGAATCGACCGAGGTAACCGTTGGCGCCGGTGAGCAGAACGGTTCCGATCGTGTTCGGCGTCGGCCGGACGAACTTGTCCAGGGTGAGGTCGGCGGCGCGCACCGACGTCTTCGGTCCGCGCGCAGCTCGCGGCGCGCGCTCGATGTGGTCGGCCAACCCGCGAAGGGTGGTGGCGGGGCTGATGATCAGGCTCACCGGCACGTCGACGTCGAAGATGTCGCGGAGCAGGTTCGCCATGGACAGCGCGGACAACGAGTCGCCGCCGAGGTCGGTGAACCGGGCATCCGCGTCGGCGGAGCCCAGCAGCGCTCGGGCGGCGGAGCGGATGGCGGGCAGCACGGGTTGATCAGCTCCGGCGGCCCGCAGTGCGCGCAGTTCGTCGGCTTCGCGCTCGGCCAGCTCGACGTAGAGCTGTTCCAGCCGTGGGCCGTAGCGTTCGCGGAGCGCGGGGCGCAGCGGCTTGTTGAGGTCGGAGAGCAATCCGTTGGCGGTGCTGAACGGTTCGGTCTCCACGATGAACTCGCGCGGGATCTCGTAGGAGCTCAGGCCTGCTTCCCGTGCGATGTGGTGGAAGGACTCGCTGATCCTCTCCTTCCGGTGGGCGCCGGTGGGGACGACGACCGCGAGCAGGTAGGCGCGTTCACTGTTGCCGTAGACGAAGATCTGGCGCACCAGAGGACTGGCGCCGAGGGCAGCCTCCACCCGGGACACGGCGACGAACTCGCCCTGCGACAGCTTCAGCACGTTCTTGCGGCGGTCCAGGTAGACGAGCTGGTCCGGCCCGGGCTCGGCCACGATGTCGCCGGTGCGGTAGAACCCGTCCTCGTCGAAGACCTCCGCGTTGAGGTCGGGACGCTTGTAGTAGCCGGAGATCATGGCCTCGGTCCTGACCAGCAACTCGCCGCGCGGGTGCGGTGCGTCGGTGCGGAAGTAGCCCAGCTCCGGCACGTCGACCACTTTGTAGTCGATCACCGGCGGCCGGGTCACCTTGCCGTCCACGAAAACGCGCCCCGTCTCGGTGGAGCCGTAGCCGTCGTGCAGGCGCACGCCGAGGCAGTTCTGCACGAACGCGGCCAGTTCGGCCGACAGCGGCGCGGAACCAGTTGCGGAACGCTCCACGCGCCCGCCGAGCACCGCTTCCCGGATCACCGCCATGGCCTCGGCCTCGGGCACGCCGCGATCCAGTTCACGTTGGTAGCGCTGGAAAAGCATGTCGGACAGACGTGGGATCAGGAACAGCTCGGTGGGCCGGGCGAGCGCGATGTCCTCGAACAGCGTTGACAGGTCGCTGCGCGCGGTGAAGTACCCGATCCCCCCTGCGACAAGTGTTTCGATCACGGCCGCGCGGCCGGTGAGGTGGCTCATCGGCATGTAGTGCACGCGGATCACCGACAGGTCGGGGATCGGTGGCAGATAGCCGAGCCACAGCCGACGCAGCAGGCGTTCGGTGTACATGGCCCCCTTGGGGGTTCCGGTGCTGCCGGAGGTGTAGACGAGCAGGCTCAGCGGGTCCTCGTCGGGCCGCGGCACGTGCGCGGGTGGTGCGGGCAGAGCGGCGCCGCGCTCAAGGACGTCCGTGAGTGACTCGACCGCGAATCGTTCTTGTGCGGCAAGGAAGATCTCGCGCTCGTCGTCGTCGTCCTCGTGGTAGTCGAAGACGACGATCCACTGCACTGACGTGCTGCTCAACGCGACTTCGACCGCGGTGTCCAACAGCTGCAGGCTCGTGGCCAGAAGGCGGGGCTCGATCTCGGCGATGACCGGCTTGAGCTGAGCCGCGGAAGCGCTGCTCTGCAACGGAACGCACACCGCGCCGAGGTGCACGCAGGCGAGGTCCACCGTGGTGTGGTCGAGGCTCGTGAAGCCGAGCAGCCCGACCACGTCGCCTGACTGCAAGCGCAGATCAGCGGCAACGGCCTCGATCCGGGCGCGCAGTTCGCCGTAGCTGATCGTGCGGAAACCCGGGAGCAGTTCCCGGGTCCTGCGCCCAGTGACGGGGTCCGTGCGCAGTACCGTCTCGCGCTCGCCCAGGGCAGGGCGGTCCGAGTAGCCGTCCAGGACGGTGCGCAGGATCTCCTGCACGCGCACGCCGGGCCGGGTGATCGCAGCGGTGATGTCCGGGCGCGGCCCGGTCGCGGTCGTCATCGTTCAGCCGTCCCAACCTGTGCGCTTGGCGCGAGTCTTGAGTGAGGCCAGTGCCAGCCTGCTGAGCACGTCGACCGTGGTGTCCCAGCCCATGCAGGCGTCGGTGACGGACTGGCCGAAGGTCAACGGGCGCCGGGGGAGCGGGTCCTGCCTGCCCGGCACCAGGAAGCTCTCCAGCATCACGCCCGCGATACCGCGCTGCCCCGCCTCCACCTGGGCCGCGACCTCCTCCGCCACCAGGGGCTGGCGCAGGTGGTCCTTGCCGCTGTTGCCGTGCGAGCAGTCGATCAGCAGCCGTCCTCGCCTGCCCGCCGCGCGCAGTGCGGCCAGCGCCGCCGACACCTCGGCCGGGCCGTGGTTCGGCCGCCCGCCTCCGCCGCGCAGCACCAGGTGGCAGTCCGGGTTCCCCGTGGTGTGCAGGATCGCGGGAGCTCCGGAGTCGTCGATGCCGGGCATCACGTGCGGTGCGGCGGCGGTGGTGATCGCGTCGACCGCCGGGCCGACGCGCCCGTCCGGGCAGTTCTTCATCCCGACCGGCATGGACAGTCCCGAAGCGAGCTGCCGGTGCACCTGGCTCTCGACCGTGCGGGCGCCGATCGCACCCCAGGACACCGTGTCCGCCAGGTAGCGCGCGGTCAGCGGCTCCAGGAACTCCACGCCCGCGGGCAGGCCACGGCCGGTGATCTCCAGCAGCAGCGCGCGGGCCGTGCGCAGCCCGGTCGTCATGTCGCCGGTCCCGTCCAACGCCGGGTCGTTGATCAAGCCCTTCCAGCCGGTGGTGGACCGCGGTTTCTCGAAGTAGACCCGCATGACGACCAGCAGGTCCTCGGCGAAGCGCTCGGCCTGCGCGCGCAACCGGTCGGCGTAGACCAGGGCGGCGGCGGGGTCGTGCACCGAGCAGGGGCCGACGACGACCAGCAGCCTGCGGTCCGTCCCGGCGAGCACGCCGGCCACCTGGCGCCGTCCGTCCACAACGGACCCCGCCTGGGCCGGGGGCAGCGGGAGCTCGTCGAGGAGCCGCATCGGGCTCATCAGTGGCACGATTCTTTCCACGCGCCCGTCGATGACCTCGTCGAGGCCGGTTGTCGTCACAGCTATTGGTCCTCCTGCCGGAAAGCGTCCGACGCTTCTTCGAGGAAAACCACGTTGCCGGTGATCAGTCAAGCCCAGTACGACACGATGAGGTCGCGGAACCTGATGCGTCTCCCATCTTCGCAGGTCAAGGCCACATATTGATCCAAGTGATGGTTGACATCAGGAATTGTCCGGTTCTCGGCCGGTCACGTCGTCAGTAACGTCCGGATCACAGGTTCACTTCGCTCCAATTCGCCCATTGTCGCGGCGAAGAGTCGGAGAAACGTGCAATGCGCTTAATTGTCAAACAGGCGGTCGACCCTGTCGTGGGCCGGTTCGTCATTCCCCCGTCGAAGTACCACGCGCACCGCG
The window above is part of the Allokutzneria albata genome. Proteins encoded here:
- a CDS encoding YncE family protein, whose amino-acid sequence is MDYPYAFHIALDGNGLNGLEGRAGVCVFRYDPRSGHYAYDIQYYDGMSGGHAVSVNPNRRVGFLGSTGQHLMFYDTATLGEIERVSTLRFEPTDSSLKGSTHVAWLSDTQAVAAMGDGLWLADLERLDKAERLGSHGVKLPHAMKTTASGRYLVYGGMDHPGRGEACEVGIFDLHTRTARRVELPATCWHVVCHPVEDRFYALSFRVRPQDGRDWHEWSIAQFKEYAFEIDAETGQVLRHWAAGHDTPAHINSDVCISDRELIYCNGASGTIVMIDLADFTSYRVLDERPGLRAQLRAGRQVLRTAVDTLSRGSVVTNGHHHLRALRVARGALLDSVYACQLSADQSLLFTANRGLNSITVYDYPGNTVRLRVRMPELQEFDTGLRWWSDPRLGFHHSTLLSPPPSTEPARWTRVPAEPGAPVGPPH
- a CDS encoding type II toxin-antitoxin system RatA family toxin; its protein translation is MRHVEIHAFIRDTDADSVFDTLADFRSYIDLVDVVRSVEQHRPEESSGHSSWVVEFRNGLLRWTERDWFRRAELRLDFDQIEGDFEEFSGGWVLEPAPEGVRTALIADFDFGVPSLASIVEPVAERVLTDVTQLILLGLFGDRVEFPDGTTAPAHPAAVSAGGRVRHTAATAGGRP
- a CDS encoding aspartate aminotransferase family protein, producing the protein MSTTLAESGSGPDYPAVLDLYRRHLSRGRATISEVFGTQLEVAARGAWIETSDGGRYLNAGGYGVFIHGARHPHVEAAVIRQIQANPLASRVLLDPEAARAARAVARVSPDGLEHVHFACSGTEATEAALKLARTLGRNRLVSTVGGYHGKTFGSLSVTGNTLYQDPFRPLLPDAGYVPFGDAEALSAQLRTGPPACVVLEPIQGEGGVRIPPEGYLRDVRALCDEHGALLVLDEIQTGLGRLGLWWGADREGVTPDIMLVGKGLSGGIVPVSAMVATPEVFRAFNRDPFIHTSTFSGAPIAMAAARAAVEAIEQDGLVGKAAAIGDTLLTRMREIVGNRCPHLVTEVRGAGLLIGVELAGPGLAGALIAELVEKHLIVNYSLNASSVLRFTPPAVMSESDIDFLLSVFDDACAALSARHPTVDTVGAS
- a CDS encoding acyl-CoA dehydrogenase family protein, which encodes MRLLAQEREVCERYLPGLDATLGAIPLMELESQGNPGIELYRGAGGPGLVIPAVHGGGGAGAVDAVRITRALATRSPSLAIATTMHQFSVASLVALASSSAGFEWMLLDGVARDRLLMASGFAEGRTAQGVLTPTMKAVWDGTNWRVSGRKQPCSLSRSMDLLTASVALHDPDGSTRTAIALIPAASEGITIEPFWGSWALGGAESDTVILSDVVVHPDLIVELRTGLDGELDDLQTLGFVWFELLVTACYLGIAANLAERVLTEERGTPHERLALGTAVAGAALTLDGAARDLDDGGGGNDGLARALITRFTVADTIRATVAGAVELLGGMNFVRSPEIAYLAAAAHAIGFHPPSRHSSADALLGWFRGRPLVLD
- a CDS encoding aldehyde dehydrogenase family protein, giving the protein MSNLKLKRELERGFRDDGHALPAVAARCALTSDAHLQEVLVRAREAAPVWGTFPIETRLRLGERVHQEVLRRRAEFVEVLVAEGHPRRLAEWEIAGVLQGTSPEALALSHRQLHEECRIGPRTLTLVRKPDGVVVLSPPQNAAASNSILGVPALVAGNTLVVKAPRSSPYGVMFAWREIIAPILDELGAPPGTLGLVCGTPNKILTQWLESPLVDDIFFFGGSERGIQLGVDAVTRGKKPVLELAGNDGCVVWRDADLDSAAEALTESFFGSGQICMVPKYAVAHPDIADELLARLTGLVAKIRPGYPDDPDVLLSPVMRADEYFTHLNEATAAGATVVTGGHRMEIDGTVSETGPFISPTVLRVDGLADARELAVVREETFFPLLPVVVPAVDHDGLLDEVIAFLNANRYGLRNSLWTGDPDVIDAVATRVHNGGLLKVNDSHIGFVPRLSTHGGTGLTGGPFGELNYPLLRTSHLQGISVATGVQPRTAVFDSAASREVPR
- a CDS encoding helix-turn-helix domain-containing protein, producing the protein MNSDVSDNAISPEIFCPLQSHPARRGLDLPTGRIAWQALINRLPQLSTRELEVLLLLGIGASNRRIATRLGVTERTVKAHVAQILTKLGVESRLQAGLVSVVFQLTSQKERELLVAPPRSGIEPKVN
- a CDS encoding LysR family transcriptional regulator, with the protein product MTQNLSKIDLNLLVPLNALLKERNVTRAAEWVSVGQPAMSASLARLRRLFNDPLLVKDGRQMVLTPLAESLVPRVTKLLADIGVVMSAAAQFDPATAERVFAVTASDYVTAVLLRPLLRELLDTAPGVRLSITSLHAGFVDHLRKAQCDLLIWPLSLPTGEEVFPHGRLFSDTFVAVVDGDNPDVGERLSADQLADAPYVMVGGPHRAITDGRFDESGVYRNVVANTETFSGAAHLVPGTRMVAVIQRRLADLLGPRLGLRTVELAVPMPELVESMYWHPKSSVDPGHRWLRETVQRVAARL